Sequence from the Ancalomicrobiaceae bacterium S20 genome:
GCCGGCGCCGAGCTCGGCGCGAAGATGCTCATCGCGACGTCGAAGCCTTCGAATTCGGCCGGACCCGCCATGAAGCCGGCCGAGCGGTGCGCGTTGCGGTGGGCGGCAGCGAACTCCTCGGAATGGGTCCATTCCTCGAAGCGGGTGCGGCTCGCCCAGGTCGTATGGGACGAATAGAGCGTGTGATCGCCGCGGTTCGGGCCGCGCAGCAGATGGAAGGCGACGAAGCCGGGCCGCTTGTGCAGGTGGCTCTCGCGGCTCAGCCACATCTCCTCGAATTCCTTCTCGCGGCCGGCGATGACCTTGAAGCGGTTCATGGCGATGAACATCGGGGGGCTCCTGTCGGGTTCGGGATGGTAGTCAGGCGAAGCATCAAAGGATGGAGCCGGCTCCCGCGCCGGAGACCGGGGCGAAGCAGCCTCCGGCGCGGGGACGGCCGTCGGCGTGCCGACGGGAGACGATCGGCTGGCGGCCACGGGCCCGGGGGGACAGTCCCGCGTCGCCGACCTCGCGACGTTCCGTCGGCCGCACCGGCATGGTCAGAACCTCAGCGTGGCGCTGACCGCGAAACTGCGGCCGGGGGCGCGGTAGGTCTCGAGCAGCGTGTTCGAGGCGAGCTGTCCGGAGACGTCCTGGGCGCTGAAGTACTTCTTGTCCAAGATGTTGAAGACGCCGGTCGACAGCGTGAACTGCGGCTTCATCTCGTAGGTGGCGAAGGCGTCGAACGTCGTCCAGCCGGCCGGCTGGTAGATGGTCGGGTCGGAGACGCGGGTTTTGCCGCCCGCCGCGCGCATGCGGCCCTCGAGCGTCCAGGCCTCGTCCGGGCGCCAGGCGACGCCGAGCACGCCCGTCACCGGATCGACGCTGTCGAGCGCCTTCTTGGTATCGAGGTTCTCGCCGATCGCATAGGCGATGCTGCCGTTCACCGACCAGGCCGGGTTGATCTTCCACTCGCCGCGCGCCTCCGCGCCCCA
This genomic interval carries:
- a CDS encoding antibiotic biosynthesis monooxygenase, translating into MFIAMNRFKVIAGREKEFEEMWLSRESHLHKRPGFVAFHLLRGPNRGDHTLYSSHTTWASRTRFEEWTHSEEFAAAHRNAHRSAGFMAGPAEFEGFDVAMSIFAPSSAPAEGEAA